In one Streptomyces sp. NBC_01288 genomic region, the following are encoded:
- a CDS encoding hydrolase, producing MSLWTSLEPASATVDPGGSTRVRLRLRNTGDVVDEYRFEPVGSIAPWTTVEPQTLRLYPGTTGTVDLTFAPPRTPDATAGPNPYAVRITPTEHPEAVTVPEGNLTITPFTEVRAELVPPTVKGRFRGRPRLAVDNLGNTRLTASISGSDNGDQLSYDIHPGNVQIEPGRAAFVKASLKPRKIIWFGPKEQRPYTLSVLRSGANPLPVEGTYLQRGFLPRWLATFLGVLMALALTFVMLWIAYKPQVRTAATEQLKDAGVSTLAPSPTLSAAPPPSPTAPSAPPAAETSTAAAAGGGSGGGGDSKPSAKPKPATAATAVNKLAARDAGRHICYRVYVSGDGWGPPECDGATAGTVTDEAKITSINIAVSGTGGSGANAFIHNPESTDGKGQYQPSGWTDVIADGKDNYIGSVKSDAPYMTGFAINIGSGRLCWFSRNNGWDWGPTNCTDPRPALGFPGTVDNTPWLAALRMTVPAS from the coding sequence ATGAGTCTGTGGACCTCCCTGGAGCCCGCGTCCGCGACCGTCGATCCCGGTGGCAGTACCCGCGTGCGGCTGCGGCTGCGCAACACCGGCGACGTCGTGGACGAGTACCGCTTCGAGCCGGTCGGGAGCATCGCGCCCTGGACCACTGTGGAGCCGCAGACGCTGCGGCTCTATCCGGGCACGACGGGGACGGTCGACCTGACGTTCGCGCCGCCGCGCACCCCGGACGCGACGGCGGGCCCGAACCCGTACGCGGTGCGGATCACGCCGACCGAGCACCCGGAGGCGGTCACCGTCCCCGAGGGCAATCTGACGATCACCCCGTTCACGGAGGTGCGGGCGGAGCTGGTGCCGCCGACGGTCAAGGGACGTTTCCGGGGCCGCCCCCGGCTCGCCGTGGACAACCTGGGCAACACCAGGCTGACGGCGTCGATCAGCGGCAGCGACAACGGCGATCAGCTGTCGTACGACATCCATCCGGGCAATGTGCAGATCGAGCCGGGCCGGGCCGCGTTCGTCAAGGCGTCCCTGAAGCCGCGGAAGATCATCTGGTTCGGGCCGAAGGAGCAACGGCCTTATACGCTCAGCGTGTTGCGGTCCGGCGCCAACCCCCTTCCCGTGGAGGGGACTTACCTCCAGCGCGGGTTCCTGCCGCGCTGGCTGGCCACCTTCCTCGGTGTCCTCATGGCGCTCGCGCTCACCTTCGTGATGCTGTGGATCGCTTACAAGCCGCAGGTGAGGACCGCCGCCACCGAGCAGTTGAAGGACGCGGGCGTCAGCACGCTCGCGCCCAGCCCCACCCTGAGCGCCGCTCCCCCGCCGTCGCCCACCGCGCCGAGCGCGCCCCCGGCGGCCGAGACCTCGACGGCCGCGGCGGCCGGTGGCGGGTCGGGCGGCGGCGGAGACTCCAAGCCGTCCGCCAAGCCGAAGCCCGCGACGGCGGCGACCGCGGTGAACAAGCTGGCCGCGCGGGACGCCGGACGCCACATCTGCTACCGGGTCTACGTCTCGGGCGACGGCTGGGGGCCCCCGGAGTGCGACGGCGCCACGGCCGGCACGGTCACCGATGAAGCGAAGATCACCTCCATCAACATCGCGGTCTCCGGCACCGGCGGTTCGGGTGCCAACGCCTTCATCCACAACCCCGAGTCGACCGACGGAAAGGGCCAGTACCAGCCCTCGGGGTGGACGGACGTCATCGCCGACGGCAAGGACAACTACATCGGGAGCGTGAAGTCGGACGCTCCGTACATGACGGGCTTCGCGATCAACATCGGCAGCGGCCGGCTCTGCTGGTTCTCCCGCAACAACGGCTGGGACTGGGGCCCTACGAACTGCACCGATCCGCGGCCCGCACTCGGCTTCCCCGGCACCGTCGACAACACCCCCTGGCTGGCAGCCCTCAGGATGACCGTGCCTGCGAGCTGA
- a CDS encoding ATP-binding protein, with protein sequence MTVTDDAVAFTGGSETDALLARLGQLRERVALLVDRRSAADPTAGDPMRGLYLPEEAVRQLLLRSPERDRELAAPAPELAHSPADRLAALRLTDLDTALLLVALAPDLDRAFEPLYGYLNDDVSRRRATVGIALDLCGVPAHQAEGRARFLPTAPLSALGLLTVEEPERPFLSRSLRVPDRVVAHLLGDDTPDATLTGHLHPLPVPSVSYDGQEPGADGEFTGFVDRLAVLLAEGPPLAVYLRERHEGDGLVCVAGALHAAGVDAVRYSGPVERVPELLREARLGGRTVVVSGLPDQPGALVRALTDAADVSVLIAGARPYDPQWCESDPLILEAPRQRAAAVRAWTDAVGEQVGFDVRATIAPYHLGADRIARAARAAHGLAAFDGTPMSAAHLRLAARQQSASGLEQHARRIRPAVDWRDLVLPERSLTQLHELALRARHRDRVLGDWRLSAGGGRGRGVLGLFAGESGTGKTLSAEVVAAELGLDLYVVQLSSIVDKYVGETEKNLERIFTEADRTDAVLLFDEADAVFGKRSEVKDSHDRYANMESAYLLQRLESFDGIALLTTNLRANIDEAFTRRLDLIVDFPFPDPAQRLALWRHGLTHVPSVPDLELGPLAKEFELAGGSIRSAVVTAAYLAAGRGDTVTAADLLEGARREYRKAGRLVPGEGTW encoded by the coding sequence ATGACGGTCACGGACGATGCCGTCGCTTTCACCGGTGGGTCGGAGACCGACGCCCTTCTCGCCCGGCTCGGTCAGCTCCGTGAGCGTGTCGCCCTGCTCGTCGACCGGCGTTCCGCCGCCGACCCCACGGCCGGTGACCCGATGCGCGGCCTGTACCTCCCGGAAGAGGCGGTACGGCAGCTCCTGTTGCGCTCCCCGGAACGGGACCGGGAACTGGCCGCGCCCGCACCGGAGTTGGCGCACAGCCCGGCCGACCGGCTGGCCGCTCTGCGCCTGACCGACCTCGACACCGCCCTCCTCCTCGTCGCCCTCGCCCCCGACCTGGACCGCGCCTTCGAGCCGCTCTACGGCTACCTCAACGACGACGTCAGCCGCCGCCGGGCCACCGTGGGAATCGCCCTGGACCTGTGCGGCGTACCGGCGCACCAGGCCGAGGGTCGGGCACGGTTCCTTCCGACGGCCCCGCTGTCCGCTCTCGGGCTGCTCACCGTGGAGGAACCCGAACGCCCCTTCCTCAGCCGCTCGTTGCGCGTGCCGGACCGGGTCGTGGCCCATCTCCTCGGCGACGACACCCCGGACGCGACCCTCACCGGGCACCTCCACCCGCTGCCGGTGCCGAGCGTGTCGTACGACGGACAAGAGCCGGGCGCGGACGGCGAGTTCACCGGCTTCGTGGACCGGCTGGCCGTGCTGCTCGCCGAAGGTCCGCCCCTCGCCGTGTATCTGAGGGAGCGTCACGAGGGCGACGGGCTCGTGTGCGTGGCGGGTGCCCTGCACGCGGCCGGTGTGGACGCCGTGCGGTACTCCGGGCCCGTGGAGCGGGTGCCGGAGCTGTTGCGCGAGGCCCGGCTGGGTGGCCGCACGGTCGTCGTGAGCGGGCTGCCCGATCAACCCGGCGCGCTGGTACGGGCGTTGACCGATGCCGCCGATGTCTCCGTGCTGATCGCCGGTGCGCGGCCGTACGACCCGCAGTGGTGCGAGAGCGATCCGCTGATCCTGGAGGCGCCCCGGCAACGGGCCGCGGCGGTGCGGGCCTGGACGGACGCGGTCGGCGAGCAGGTCGGGTTCGATGTGCGGGCCACCATCGCGCCGTACCATCTCGGCGCCGACCGCATCGCCCGTGCGGCCCGTGCGGCACACGGTCTTGCCGCGTTCGACGGCACCCCGATGAGCGCCGCCCATCTGCGGCTCGCGGCACGGCAACAGTCGGCGTCGGGGCTCGAACAGCATGCCCGGCGGATCCGGCCCGCCGTCGACTGGCGGGACCTGGTGCTGCCCGAGCGGTCGCTGACCCAGCTGCACGAACTCGCCCTGCGCGCCCGGCACCGCGACCGGGTTCTCGGCGACTGGCGGCTCAGCGCGGGCGGCGGCCGGGGGCGTGGCGTGCTCGGCCTGTTCGCGGGGGAGTCCGGCACCGGCAAGACGCTGTCGGCGGAGGTCGTCGCGGCCGAACTCGGCCTGGATCTCTATGTCGTTCAGCTGTCGTCGATCGTCGACAAGTACGTCGGCGAGACCGAGAAGAACCTCGAACGGATCTTCACGGAGGCCGACCGCACCGACGCCGTGCTCCTCTTCGACGAGGCCGACGCCGTCTTCGGCAAGCGGTCCGAGGTGAAGGACTCGCACGACCGCTACGCCAACATGGAGAGCGCCTATCTGCTCCAACGCCTGGAGTCCTTCGACGGCATCGCGCTGCTCACCACCAACCTGCGCGCCAACATCGACGAGGCGTTCACCCGGCGACTCGACCTGATCGTCGACTTCCCGTTCCCGGACCCGGCGCAACGGCTCGCGCTGTGGCGGCACGGGCTGACCCATGTGCCGAGCGTGCCCGACCTCGAACTCGGTCCGCTGGCCAAGGAGTTCGAGCTGGCAGGCGGTTCCATCCGCAGCGCCGTCGTCACCGCCGCGTACCTCGCCGCCGGACGCGGGGACACGGTGACCGCGGCGGACCTCCTCGAAGGGGCCCGCCGCGAATACCGCAAGGCGGGGCGGCTGGTGCCGGGAGAGGGCACCTGGTAG
- a CDS encoding DUF4255 domain-containing protein: protein MIHEVDEVLGHLIGGGALAGSGIEVSFDAPTRDWAARRNTPTINTYLYDIREDVHRRQRGHVAVRDERDVVVKRRQPPRWFRLSYLVTAWTKRPQDEHRLLSAVLSTLIPRELLAPEELPGSLRELGLSVPISVAGIQTESRSLAEIWSALGGELKPSLDLVVTAPFPAYPEYDAGPPVTEGAAVRVGGLDGREPGVEERAHRPRQVAAVRESREVARRKRAPGTPT, encoded by the coding sequence GTGATCCACGAGGTGGACGAGGTTCTGGGGCACCTGATCGGCGGCGGCGCACTGGCCGGTTCGGGCATCGAGGTCTCCTTCGACGCCCCGACCCGCGACTGGGCGGCCCGCCGCAACACCCCCACGATCAACACCTACTTGTACGACATCCGGGAGGACGTGCACCGGCGCCAGCGCGGGCATGTCGCCGTGCGCGACGAGCGGGACGTGGTCGTCAAGCGCCGCCAGCCGCCGCGCTGGTTCCGGCTGTCGTACCTGGTGACGGCGTGGACGAAGCGGCCGCAGGACGAACACCGGCTGCTGTCCGCCGTGTTGTCGACCCTGATCCCGCGCGAGCTGCTCGCCCCCGAAGAACTTCCCGGCTCCCTGCGTGAGTTGGGCCTGTCGGTGCCGATCTCGGTGGCCGGCATCCAGACCGAGTCCCGCTCCCTCGCGGAGATCTGGTCCGCCCTCGGCGGCGAACTCAAGCCGTCCCTCGATCTCGTGGTCACCGCACCCTTCCCGGCCTACCCCGAGTACGACGCGGGCCCGCCCGTCACCGAGGGCGCGGCGGTCCGCGTGGGCGGCCTCGACGGCAGGGAGCCTGGCGTGGAGGAACGCGCGCACCGACCGCGCCAGGTGGCGGCGGTACGGGAGTCGCGCGAGGTGGCACGGCGCAAGAGGGCGCCGGGGACGCCGACATGA
- a CDS encoding helix-turn-helix transcriptional regulator yields MLSSSRPAHPGTADPADRIPVAVHAPDPISREGALSQLRRYPEIDLREENDTGPGRVALFIADTLDETALTRLRRLVRSEGGRAVLVVGALREAELLDVIECGVGAIVWRGEATAQRLVQAVVAAARGDGDLPADLIGRLVEQVGTLHRSAAGRSGGHPSGLSPREVDVLRLVAEGLDTGEIASKLSYSERTVKNVMHGLTTRLHLRNRAHAVAHALREGYI; encoded by the coding sequence TTGCTCAGCTCATCGCGGCCCGCACACCCCGGTACGGCCGACCCCGCCGACCGGATACCCGTGGCGGTGCACGCCCCGGACCCGATCTCCCGCGAGGGAGCACTCAGCCAGCTGCGCCGATACCCGGAGATCGACCTCCGCGAGGAGAACGACACCGGTCCCGGCAGAGTGGCCTTGTTCATCGCCGACACCCTCGACGAGACCGCGCTCACCCGGCTGCGCCGGCTCGTACGCAGCGAGGGCGGGCGGGCCGTGCTCGTCGTCGGGGCGCTGCGCGAGGCCGAGTTGCTCGATGTGATCGAGTGCGGGGTCGGCGCGATCGTGTGGCGCGGGGAGGCGACCGCGCAGCGCCTGGTGCAGGCCGTGGTCGCCGCGGCGCGCGGTGACGGCGACCTGCCGGCCGATCTGATCGGCAGACTCGTCGAACAGGTGGGGACACTGCATCGCAGCGCGGCGGGCCGGTCCGGAGGCCATCCCTCGGGGCTCTCGCCGCGTGAGGTGGACGTCCTGCGGCTGGTCGCCGAGGGGCTGGACACCGGAGAGATAGCCAGCAAGCTCTCCTATTCCGAACGCACCGTCAAAAACGTCATGCACGGACTGACCACACGCCTTCACCTGCGCAATCGGGCGCATGCCGTGGCGCATGCCCTTCGGGAAGGCTACATCTGA
- a CDS encoding LuxR C-terminal-related transcriptional regulator, protein MTGSTPDAGASATPPEHRDAARLLAAEAAWARAGAGRLVLLRGATGTGRTTVLEGAVTDALAHGMRVLRARCSSRDQAVPYATVLQLMAPVPEFVDVAFAGDERASAELFRRVLHSYADRAPLLIAVDDVHLADPASHRWLVESARHVDRLRILLVVTERSQYDVDPSAPGLTHTLSPALVRTLTLAPLTANSAAELVSSAHPDAPEPWVEDCVRAGAGNPLLLRALLDDLGAGRHPTVPKTSAALYPGAYPAAVSWWLDSAGPATGEVARALAALDEGWDGGTPRDLPSGHATCPVEELAAVIAELAGADPARVTGWLTAMSGLGVLRPDLDGRPRYAHPLLRDAVLTGVPATRRRAAHAAAAETMQRHGVSPDTVARQLLLSDPVGEPWASAALQEAASLALRDGRTSDAAAFLRRVLEEPLRDARRQRLLTELGSLEYQAQATSAGIPHLSEALRLPGAPQDTVRAAVALGTALAGRGRTLAAVDVLRTVEDELTDRPQLIRTLQTASVLLSEQDQTVRKEVYRWLCDAAEHAPELVGAAGHALVVRHAATAGLISAAEALRRLRALLAQPADPLTEPFLIGTAAAVAQWADELTEAERLVERGLVGQRPDVLHPMHEALVNVRSDILAARGEHARLLADPCPRERGRGGPSNRQAHVLLSLVATGEEARALRLADGFDLRSAPDSWELNRFLYARGVVRAATGDTAGALHDFLECGRRQSAREVVSPVVTPWRTAAAECRLALARPREAIALAEEELRLARVWNTPRAVGRSLRVLASATGGRRGLELAEEAVRLLRDGPVGTEAELVSALVVRGRGLTATGDRGRARACLREAAERAERLGATRQWALAEEALGESGARRSAPARTGSRSLTTSERRIAELAADGRTNTEIADLLHLARRTVETHLTSSYRKLGIRRRGELPGTLGRTNGQ, encoded by the coding sequence ATGACGGGGTCGACGCCTGACGCCGGAGCGTCCGCGACACCGCCCGAACACCGGGACGCGGCACGGCTGTTGGCGGCGGAGGCCGCGTGGGCCCGGGCCGGCGCCGGCCGGCTGGTGCTGTTGCGCGGGGCCACCGGGACGGGCCGTACCACCGTGCTGGAGGGCGCCGTCACGGACGCCCTGGCGCACGGCATGCGGGTGCTGCGGGCCCGCTGTTCGTCCCGCGACCAGGCGGTGCCGTACGCCACCGTGCTGCAACTGATGGCTCCGGTACCGGAGTTCGTGGACGTGGCGTTCGCCGGGGACGAGCGGGCGAGCGCCGAGCTGTTCCGGCGGGTGCTGCACTCGTACGCCGACCGGGCACCGCTGCTGATCGCCGTGGACGACGTCCATCTGGCCGACCCGGCCTCGCACCGCTGGCTGGTCGAGTCCGCCCGGCACGTCGACCGATTACGGATCCTGCTGGTCGTCACGGAACGCAGCCAGTACGACGTCGATCCATCGGCACCGGGCCTGACCCACACCCTGTCGCCCGCCCTGGTCCGCACCCTCACGCTGGCCCCACTGACCGCGAACTCGGCCGCCGAGCTGGTGAGTTCGGCCCACCCGGACGCCCCCGAGCCATGGGTGGAGGACTGTGTACGGGCGGGTGCGGGCAACCCGCTGTTGCTGCGCGCCCTGCTCGACGACCTCGGTGCCGGCCGGCATCCGACCGTGCCGAAGACGTCCGCCGCGCTGTACCCGGGCGCGTATCCGGCCGCCGTTTCCTGGTGGTTGGACAGCGCGGGTCCGGCCACCGGCGAGGTCGCCCGGGCGCTGGCCGCGCTGGACGAGGGGTGGGACGGGGGAACCCCGCGGGATCTGCCGAGCGGCCATGCCACCTGTCCCGTCGAGGAACTGGCCGCGGTCATCGCCGAGTTGGCGGGTGCCGACCCGGCGCGGGTGACCGGCTGGCTCACCGCGATGAGCGGGCTCGGGGTGCTGCGCCCCGACCTCGACGGGCGCCCGCGCTACGCGCATCCGCTCCTGCGCGACGCGGTGCTCACCGGCGTGCCCGCGACCCGACGGCGGGCGGCGCACGCGGCGGCGGCCGAGACGATGCAGCGCCACGGTGTCTCGCCCGACACGGTGGCCCGGCAGTTGCTGCTGTCCGACCCGGTGGGCGAGCCCTGGGCATCGGCCGCGCTCCAGGAGGCGGCCTCGCTCGCGCTGCGCGACGGACGCACGTCCGACGCGGCGGCCTTCCTGCGCCGGGTCCTGGAGGAGCCGCTCCGGGACGCCCGCAGACAGCGCCTGCTGACCGAACTGGGCTCCCTGGAGTACCAGGCGCAGGCGACCTCGGCCGGCATCCCCCACCTGAGCGAGGCGCTACGACTGCCGGGGGCGCCGCAGGACACGGTGCGCGCGGCGGTCGCGCTCGGCACGGCTCTGGCCGGCCGGGGCCGGACCCTTGCCGCCGTGGACGTACTGCGCACGGTGGAGGACGAGTTGACGGACCGGCCCCAGTTGATCCGCACCCTCCAGACCGCCTCGGTGCTGCTGTCCGAGCAGGACCAGACGGTACGCAAGGAGGTGTACCGGTGGCTGTGCGACGCCGCCGAGCACGCGCCGGAACTGGTCGGCGCGGCCGGTCACGCACTCGTCGTACGGCATGCGGCCACGGCCGGGCTGATCTCGGCCGCGGAGGCGTTGCGGCGGCTGCGGGCGCTGCTCGCGCAGCCCGCCGACCCGCTGACCGAGCCGTTCCTGATCGGCACGGCCGCCGCCGTCGCCCAGTGGGCCGACGAACTGACCGAGGCCGAGCGGCTGGTGGAGCGCGGCCTGGTCGGTCAGCGTCCCGACGTGCTGCACCCGATGCACGAGGCGCTGGTCAACGTGCGGTCCGACATCCTGGCCGCGCGCGGCGAGCACGCGCGGCTGCTGGCGGACCCGTGCCCGCGAGAGAGAGGGCGCGGCGGGCCCTCCAACCGGCAGGCGCACGTGCTGCTTTCGCTCGTGGCGACCGGCGAGGAGGCGCGGGCGCTGCGGCTCGCGGACGGGTTCGATCTGCGGTCCGCGCCCGACTCCTGGGAGTTGAACCGCTTTCTCTACGCGCGGGGAGTGGTGCGCGCCGCCACCGGTGACACGGCGGGCGCGCTGCACGATTTCCTGGAGTGCGGGCGCCGGCAGTCGGCCCGTGAGGTGGTCAGCCCGGTCGTCACCCCGTGGCGCACGGCCGCCGCCGAGTGCCGTCTCGCGCTCGCCCGTCCCCGGGAGGCCATCGCCCTGGCGGAGGAGGAGTTGCGGCTGGCCCGGGTGTGGAACACGCCCCGCGCGGTGGGCCGTTCACTGCGCGTCCTGGCCTCGGCGACGGGCGGCCGGCGCGGTCTGGAGCTCGCGGAGGAGGCCGTACGACTGCTGCGGGACGGGCCGGTGGGCACGGAGGCCGAGTTGGTGTCGGCGCTGGTCGTGCGGGGCCGTGGGCTGACCGCGACCGGGGACCGGGGGCGGGCCCGGGCCTGTCTGCGCGAGGCCGCCGAGCGTGCCGAACGGCTGGGGGCGACGCGTCAATGGGCCCTGGCGGAGGAGGCGTTGGGCGAGAGCGGGGCCCGGCGCTCAGCGCCCGCCAGGACCGGTTCGCGGTCGCTCACGACCAGTGAGCGGCGGATCGCCGAGCTGGCCGCCGACGGCCGGACGAACACCGAGATCGCCGATCTGCTGCATCTGGCCCGCCGCACGGTGGAGACCCATCTCACCAGTTCCTACCGGAAGTTGGGCATCCGGCGGCGGGGCGAACTGCCCGGGACGCTGGGGCGCACGAACGGGCAGTGA
- a CDS encoding alpha/beta hydrolase, which translates to MGLTSETTVYVVAAVAAVCVALLVWVWPRLASRGVRHVLGRLAAIGVTQVTIIAAFACWLNSSYQFFGSWGELFGNVDTAPVGVTQAADHSGDGSIGGVTVKGALVQPAGDEQLKRVSGLPTGNPAVNGKVESVKVIGRRTGVVDPAFVYLPPQYFQKAYARQRFPVVVALSGYPGSIFNLAQYLRVSQTAGQLQKSGQMQPTIMVMIRPTIAPPRDTECVNVPGGPQTETFLAKDLPQALKSVYRVGHDASAWGVMGYSSGGTCALQLTMRNPHVFTTAAALSPDYRIKDDPTTGNLFGSGLGRVNRVNGHDLMWRLKHLPAPQVSVLVADSKHGERGYPQTVAFIKAVKAPMRVASILPESGSHNFPTWVREMPASLKWMNQQLTFPQDVVPRHVPKKGNSTVRAEGTEPKKPTAGTRK; encoded by the coding sequence ATGGGTTTGACCAGCGAGACTACCGTTTATGTGGTGGCGGCGGTGGCTGCCGTCTGCGTGGCGCTGCTGGTCTGGGTGTGGCCGAGGCTCGCCAGTCGGGGCGTGCGGCACGTGCTCGGGCGGCTGGCAGCCATTGGAGTGACTCAGGTCACCATCATCGCGGCGTTCGCGTGCTGGCTGAACTCCTCGTACCAGTTCTTCGGATCGTGGGGCGAGCTGTTCGGCAACGTGGACACCGCCCCCGTCGGCGTGACCCAGGCGGCCGACCACAGCGGCGACGGCTCGATCGGCGGCGTCACCGTGAAGGGCGCGCTGGTGCAGCCCGCCGGCGACGAGCAGCTGAAGCGGGTCAGCGGACTGCCCACCGGCAATCCCGCGGTGAACGGCAAAGTGGAGTCCGTGAAGGTCATCGGCCGCCGTACGGGAGTGGTCGACCCGGCGTTCGTCTACCTGCCGCCGCAGTACTTCCAGAAGGCGTACGCGCGCCAGCGCTTCCCCGTCGTCGTCGCGCTCAGCGGCTACCCGGGCAGCATCTTCAACCTCGCGCAGTACCTGCGGGTGTCGCAGACCGCCGGGCAGTTGCAGAAGAGCGGGCAGATGCAGCCGACCATCATGGTGATGATCCGGCCGACCATCGCCCCGCCGCGCGACACCGAGTGCGTGAACGTTCCGGGCGGACCTCAGACCGAGACCTTCCTCGCCAAGGACCTTCCGCAGGCCCTCAAGTCCGTCTACCGGGTGGGCCACGACGCCAGCGCCTGGGGCGTCATGGGCTACTCCTCCGGCGGCACCTGCGCCCTCCAGCTGACGATGCGCAACCCGCACGTGTTCACGACGGCCGCCGCGCTCTCCCCGGACTACCGGATCAAGGACGACCCCACCACCGGCAACCTCTTCGGCAGCGGACTCGGCCGGGTGAACCGGGTCAACGGACACGACCTGATGTGGCGGCTCAAGCACCTGCCCGCACCCCAGGTATCCGTCCTGGTCGCCGACAGCAAGCACGGCGAGCGCGGCTATCCGCAGACCGTCGCCTTCATCAAGGCCGTCAAGGCGCCCATGCGCGTCGCGTCGATCCTGCCCGAGTCGGGGAGCCACAACTTCCCCACCTGGGTACGGGAGATGCCCGCTTCCCTGAAGTGGATGAACCAGCAACTCACCTTCCCCCAGGACGTCGTGCCCCGGCATGTCCCCAAGAAGGGCAACAGCACCGTGCGGGCGGAGGGCACCGAGCCCAAGAAGCCGACGGCCGGGACCCGCAAGTAA